One genomic region from Vitis riparia cultivar Riparia Gloire de Montpellier isolate 1030 chromosome 17, EGFV_Vit.rip_1.0, whole genome shotgun sequence encodes:
- the LOC117934492 gene encoding pre-rRNA-processing protein ESF2, whose amino-acid sequence MAEEEQEIKRTSHSEEGESEGNDEKGRIRKNKLKKRLLKEASKADKRGVCYLSRIPPHMDHVKLRHILSQYGEIQRIYLAPEDPATQVHRKRAGGFRGQVFSEGWVEFTKKTVAKRVAKMLNGEQIGGRKRSSFYYDLWNIKYLSKFKWDDLTEEIAYKNAIREQKLALELSAAKRERDFYLSKVDKSRALSSIEERLKKKQKVQQDAGTNTEAPANDQGPKVIRQFPQKPPLADKAAESKPRLSKDILAGVFGGSS is encoded by the exons ATGGCTGAGGAAGAACAAGAAATTAAAAGGACATCTCATTCAGAGGAAGGAGAGTCTGAAGGCAATGATGAAAAGGGGAGAATTCggaaaaataaactaaagaaGCGGTTGTTGAAGGAAGCTTCTAAGGCTGATAAGCGTGGGGTTTGCTACTTGAGTCGGATTCCCCCTCACATGGATCATGTGAAGCTTCGTCATATACTTTCCCAGTATGGAGAAATCCAAAGGATTTATCTTGCTCCAGAAG ACCCTGCAACTCAAGTACATCGCAAACGGGCTGGTGGGTTTCGAGGACAAGTATTTTCAGAAGG GTGGGTTGAATTTACCAAGAAAACTGTTGCTAAGAGGGTGGCCAAGATGTTAAATGGTGAACAAATAG GTGGGAGGAAGAGATCATCATTCTATTATGACCTTTGGAATATCAAGTACTTGAGCAAATTCAAGTGGGACGATCTTACAGAAGAGATTG CTTACAAGAATGCCATTCGAGAGCAGAAACTAGCTTTGGAACTTTCTGCTGCTAAGCGGGAGCGTGACTTCTACCTCTCTAAAGTTGACAAGTCTCGTGCCTTGAGTTCTATAGAAGAACGACTAAAGAAG AAGCAAAAGGTCCAACAAGATGCAGGAACAAACACCGAGGCCCCTGCTAATGATCAAGGACCAAAGGTGATCCGCCAATTCCCCCAGAAACCACCACTTGCAGATAAAGCAGCAGAGAGCAAGCCGAGACTCTCCAAAGACATCCTAGCAGGG GTGTTTGGGGGTTCGTCATAA